A genomic window from Gossypium hirsutum isolate 1008001.06 chromosome D10, Gossypium_hirsutum_v2.1, whole genome shotgun sequence includes:
- the LOC107935438 gene encoding lectin-like protein At1g53070 gives MATFSIHSYPFSFNLQILIFLFFTAKPISSFALQNNPNFDPYISLFGDARVENGSSNVILTRSHAPSSGLLLLDKPFKFVGEPVSFSTEFTFSLSPGNADGLALVFVPNGFQARFTSQGSFGLFGENMYLGIEFDTQKDDKVGDFNANHIGIDINSLESIKVSNLSSSSMVLNNGEPLKSWVDYDSSSKLLQVRLSTFDSKRPFSPILTYSIDLLEMWGTKDVFVGIISTSINGSSFSNVYSWRFRVRHVLNSMHSLPANPHKDSDGFRTGKNKFCAFTFLAGLIFGTGCGALFAFVVLFMWAILVSRHSVFPVECQVSPEDFRYEMVDVVVEKDNQFDKN, from the coding sequence atgGCTACTTTTTCCATTCATAGCTACCCTTTCTCTTTTAATCTTCAAATATTAATCTTTCTATTCTTTACAGCAAAACCCATTTCCTCTTTTGCCCTTCAAAACAACCCCAATTTTGATCCCTACATTTCCCTCTTTGGGGATGCCAGGGTCGAAAATGGAAGCTCGAATGTCATCCTCACGCGCTCTCACGCGCCGAGTTCTGGTCTTTTATTGCTGGACAAGCCCTTCAAGTTTGTAGGTGAACCGGTGTCGTTTTCAACTGAGTTTACCTTCTCTTTATCACCTGGTAATGCTGATGGTTTAGCTCTAGTTTTTGTTCCTAATGGATTTCAAGCAAGGTTTACAAGTCAAGGATCATTTGGTCTTTTTGGTGAAAACATGTATTTGGGTATTGAATTTGATACTCAAAAAGATGATAAAGTTGGTGACTTCAATGCGAATCATATAGGAATTGACATTAATAGCCTTGAATCTATTAAAGTTAGTAACTTGTCATCATCATCAATGGTGTTAAACAATGGTGAACCATTGAAATCTTGGGTTGATTATGATTCAAGTTCTAAGCTTTTACAAGTTAGGTTAAGTACATTTGATTCAAAAAGGCCTTTTAGTCCAATTCTAACATACTCTATTGATTTGTTAGAAATGTGGGGTACTAAAGATGTTTTTGTTGGTATAATATCAACATCTATTAATGGATCTTCTTTCAGTAATGTTTATTCATGGAGGTTTAGGGTTAGACATGTTTTGAATTCGATGCATTCATTGCCTGCAAATCCACATAAGGATAGTGATGGATTTAGAACAGGGAAGAACAAGTTTTGTGCATTTACATTCTTGGCAGGGTTGATTTTTGGTACTGGATGTGGAGCTTTGTTCGCATTCGTGGTGTTGTTTATGTGGGCGATTTTGGTTAGTAGGCATTCGGTGTTCCCGGTTGAATGTCAAGTGAGTCCCGAAGATTTTAGGTATGAGATGGTCGATGTGGTTGTAGAGAAAGACAATCAATTCGATAAGAATTAG